AGACGACCTCCTTGCCCTCGAGGTGGCCGCAGCGCTTCGGATTGACCTGGTCTTCGAGGTGCATCCCCGAGATTCCGGCGTCCTCGAATTCCTGGACGGTGCGGGCCACGTTCATGGCCTCGCCCCAGCCTGTGTCGGCGTCGATGAAGGTCGGCAGGTTCGTCACCCGGGCGATGTTGCGTCCGTGGTCGGCCACCTCGGTGAGTGTGGTCAACCCGATGTCGGGCAGACCCATGGCCGCGGAGAACGCACCACCGGAGATGTAGACGCCCTCGAACCCGGTCTGCTCGATGATCTGGGCGTTGATCGGGTTGATCGCACCGGGGAACGCGGCGATCCGGTCACCGGCGAGGATTTCGCGGAACTTCGCGCGGCGTTCGGCCGGCGTCGCGGTTGCACCCAACATCAGAAGATTCCCTTCGAACCGGTGTGCTCGAGTCCCTCGACGGTGAAGCTGAGTTCGGCCACACCCTCCGCGTCGAGGTTCTCGAGGTTCTCGGCCAGATCGATGAAGCGAGTCTGCTCGGCACCGGTGAGGATGCCCTCGGACAGGGTCTTGAACTTCTCGATGTAGTTCGCACGTGCGAAGGGGCGGGCACCGAAGGGATGCGCATCGGCCACGGCGATCTCGTCGACCAGGGTCGAACCGTCGTCGAATTCGATCTCCACGCGTCCGCCGAAGGCCTTCTCGTTGGGATCACTCGAGTGGTAGCGGCGAGTCCACTCCTTGTCCTCTGTGGTCTCGATCTTGTGCCACAGCTCCACGGTCTCCCGGCGTCCGGCACGCTCGGGAGAGTAGGAGTGCTCGTGGTGCCACCCCTGGTCCTCCATGGCGACGGCGAAGATGTACATGATCGAGTGGTCGAGGGTCTCCCGGCTCGCCTTGGGATCCATCTTCTGCGGATCGTTCGCACCCGTGCCGATGACGTTGTGCGTGTGGTGCGAGGTGTGGATGACGACGCGCTTGATCTTGGACAGGTCATCGATCTCCCCGCCGAGCTTGCGGGCGAGGTCGATGAGTGCCTGTGCTTGGTATTCGGCCGAGTGTTCCTTGGTGTAGGTCTCGAGGATCGCGCGCTTGGCCTCGCCCGCACCGGGCAGGGGAACGGTGTAGCGGGCCTCGGGGCCGGAGAGGATCCAGGCGATGAAGCCGTCCTCACCTTCGTAGATCGGGTTCGGCGCACCTTCGCCGCGCATCGCACGGTCGACGGACTCGACGGCCATCTTGCCGGCGAACGCAGGTGCGTGGGCCTTCCAGGACGAGATCTCGCCCTTGCGGGACTGACGGGTCGCTGTCGTCACGTGCAGGGCCTGCTGGATCGCCTGGAAGGTGACTTCGGTGTCGAGTCCGAGCATGGCACCGATGCCGGCGGCAGCGGACGGGCCGAGGTGGGCGACGTGGTCGATCTTGTGCTCGTGCAGGCACATTCCCTTGACCAGGTCGACCTGGATCTCGTAGCCGGTGGCGATGCCGTTGATGAGGTCCTTGCCGCCCACACCCTTGTGCTGGGCGACCGCGAGGACCGGCGGGATGTTGTCACCGGGGTGGGAGTACTCTGCGGCGAGGAAGGTGTCATGGAAGTCGAGTTCGCGTACCGCGACCCCGTTGGCCCAAGCCGCCCATTCCGGGGAGAAGCGCTCGCTCCGGGGCAGGCCGAAGACGGTGGCTCCGGGTGAGTACGGGTGGGTCTGTGCCTGTTCGCGAGCGTGCAGCGGGGCCGAGCGGCGAACCGATGCCGCAGCCACCGAGGCGTTGTCGATGATGCGGTTGATCACCATCTCGGAGACATCCGAGTCCACCGGAGTCGGGTCCGAAGCGACCTCGGCGATCTTCCAGGCGAGTTGGTCTTCACGAGCCAGGTTCTCTGAGCTCTTGTGCGTGCGGACTTCATGATCGATCATGGTTAACCCCTTCAAACGTCCTTGACCGTTCAGGTCTTTCAGCGGCTGACACAACTGTAGGCTACGTCACGTCTCTGTCACGGTCTGGCCGGAATTTTATCTCGACATCAAGATACTTTACCCGACCGCACCGAAACACCACCACCCGACCCCACCCGTCGGGACTCTCGAGGCGGTCGGTGAACTGTGCCACAATTGAGTCATGACGCGCACCGCCCTGGACTTCGACGAGAACTGGTTCGATGACGCCGAGTTCGCTCAGCTGCGACGTCGACTGCCCATCCCCTATGTGAATGCGATTCCCGTCCGGGTGGGCGAATCCGGAAATGTCGAACACATCGGCCTGCTCCTGCGCAGCCTGGATGACGGGACCCTGGGCCGCGAGGTCGTCGGCGGACGGATCCGCTTCCACGAAAGCATCCGCACCGCCCTCATGCGCCACGCGGAGAACGACCTCGGACCGATGGCGCTGCCGGTCATTCCCCCGGCGATCTCGCCGTTCCACATCGCCGAGTACTTCCCCACCGAAGGCTCGTCCCTCCTCCACGATCCGCGTCAGCATGCGATCTCGATGTGCTTCATCCTCGAGGTCCGTGGCGAGTGCACCCCTCGCGCGGATGCGCTCAGCCTCGACTGGCTGACCCCGGAGGAGACGCTGCGCTCCGATATCGTCGGCGAGATGTGCCATGGCCAGGAGCACCTCCTCCGCTACGCCCTGGCCCACATGGGGTTCGCGATCTGAAGACCGGTCTGTCTCTACGAACCGTAGAAAGACCTTGGTAGACTGGCCCGACGGGGACGGTTCTGATGACCGGGGCCATCGTCCTCGTGCGGGTGGAGTCGGCCCCGTTGGGAGGTCTGCCATGACTGCCGAGAACCTCGGTAGCGATCAGTCATCGACGGGACTCGGGATCCTCGTCGGATACGACGGTTCCGAACTTGCCGCACGTGCTCTCGAATACGGCGCGGCCGAAGCCGCTCGCCGTCGCATCGCCCTCACGGTCGTCGCCGCCTACACCGTCCCGATGACCATCTACCCCAACCTCGCGTCGATGCCGGAGGAGAACGAGCAGGAGGCCTCACATTCAGCGGTGAAGAAGCTGCTCACCGAGGCAGCCGAGCTGCTGCGTGACCATGTGGGTCCCGTTTCCTACCGCGCCGAGCGCGGCGATGCCGCCGGCGTGTTGGTGCACCTCAGCGCCGATGCGCGTGCCGCGGTCGTGGGAGCGAGGGGCCGTGGCGGGTTCATCGGTCGCCTCCTCGGCTCGGTGTCGACGGCTCTGCCGTCCCACTCCCACTGCCCGACGATCGTCGTGCCCGGCCATCGCTCCGATGGGCCCGAGGCTTCGGTCGTGGTCGCCGCCGACGGCTCGGAGGGCGGACGTCTGGCCATGTTCACGGCCGCCGAGGTGGCCGCCTCGCGTGGCAGCGCACTCGAGATCGTCACGGTCCTGCCCGCGGGCGACGAATGGCTCTACTGGTATCCGGAGCTGGACCTCGGCGCCGAGGTCTCCGACCGGAGGCGGCAGCAGCTCGAGGCCGCGCTCAACCCCGAGCTGACCGCCGTGTCCCAGCAGTTCCCAGAGCTCAGGGTCGGTGCCACGGTGTCGATCGGGAACCCGATCGACGTGATTGCCGAGCTGACGAGAACTGCGCAGCTGACCGTCCTAGGCACCAGGGGCCGCGGATCCTTCCGGAGTGCTCTGATGGGGTCCGTCTCGCACGGGGTCCTCCACCATGCGCAGGGGCCGGTCATGGTCGTCCCGGGCTGAGCCGACTTCCTCGGATCATTCCGAACCGATGTCGGCATCCGGATCCGGGTCCTTGTCACCGGCGCGCGTGATCTCGACATCGTCGATCTCTTCGGAATCTGCCGACGCGGAGGTGCCCTGCGCCCCGTCCCCGGCAGGGACCTCGTACGTCGTCGCACGCAGCGATTCGTCACTCACACGCACCCGGGTGAAGGCCGGGATGTCGTTATGGACGCTCTTGGCCTCCCAATCGAGTCCCGGAACGTAGTCGTAGAACTTCGATCCCGAGGAAGAAGTCAGAGTCAGGTACATTGTCTGTCCCTCCTCCTTCTCCTGTTCGAGTCCGGCGTCGGAGCCTTTGACCGGCTGTCCCCCGGCATCCATGAGGAAGGTCCGATTAAAGATGTGGTCATGGCCGGACACCACGAGGTCGATGTCGTTGCGGGCCGCGACCGGCGGAATGGCTTCGCGCAGCTGTTGCACGTCGGGGTCGCTGTTATGGGTCGCGGTCGAGTAGATCGAATGGTGGAAGCCGAGGACCTTCCACCGGGCTTCGTCGCCATGTTCGCTGACGACGTCGTCGATGAACTCCGCATGTTCCTCGGTGTCGTGGTCGTTCGAGTTGATGTTGATGAACAGAACCCCGGAATCGATGAACCAGTAGTCCCCGCCGGAGGTGATCGCTCCACCTTCACCGTGGTCGTGGCTGACATTGGGCCGGTTGAAGTGCTGTTCATAGGACTTCGAAGTGACATCGTGGTTGCCGATGGTCGTCGCCTGCGGAACGGTCGTCGTCGCCTCGGGCGCCAGGTACTGCTCGTACTGCCCTTGGTCGCCTGCCGAGTTCACCTGATCACCCAAGGAGTAGAAGAACCTCGGATCCTGCGCGGCCTCCAACGCGGAGGTCAGCGTCCTGTCCCACCCTGTCGCGTCATCGGGCCGACCGCCGCCGGCGCCGACTTGCGGATCACCGAAGACGAGGAATTCGCTGTCCCCATCTGAGGTCCCCGTATCGAACCGTGCCACCGGGGAGAAGCCGTCCTCCTCGCTGCCGACCTGGTAGGCGTATTCGGTGCCCGGCTCCAGACCGGTCATGTTCGCATGATTGTAGTGACGTCCGAGGTCGGTCGAGAGACCCGAGTCGGTGGTCGGAGCGCTGTGGGCGTCTTCGGGCAGAGCCGAGCCCTCGAGTTCCGAGGTCTTTGACCAGCGAACCTCTCCCTCTCCGGGGGTCTCACTCATCCAGGACAGGTTACGTGAGGTCTCATCGGCCCCGACCTGCAGGACGGTGTCGGAGATCGCGGACTCCTCATTCTCTTCGACCCGGGCCGAGGATGAGTGACCAGGGTCGGCGTGCGCGGGGACCGGCGGGACGACGAGAGCCGCCGACAGCACAAGTGCGGACAGGGAACTCATCGGTGTTCTCAGGTGTCGTATTGTCACCCGATCATTTCTACCCATCGGTAGTGAAGGTCGCGGCGCGGGCAGGTGTCCGGCTCCGCAACTGCGGGTGAACTCTTCGTCACGAAGTGTTGCCGTGGACTGCTGTACAGTGGGGTCCACGACAGGGGAGCGCCGCAAGGGGCGCTGAGAGTGCAGATGAAGCTGCAGACCCTCGAACCTGATGCGGTCAGTACCGCCGAAGGAAGTCGAGACTCTTCTACCCCTCCTTGATACGAGGAGGCACAATGCCGAAAACGACCGCAGCGGATTCTCCACAGCGGAGCGCACCGAAGTATTCCCACGTCCCGGCGACCAAGCAGTGGAGAGTCGTCGACTATGTCGTCACGGCCGTGCTCGGCATCGCCGTCGGCCTCGTCTTCTGGGTGCTGGCACTGAGCTGGAAGGCCCTCGAGCTCGGATTCCAGGCGTTCCCGCCCTCGATCGGTCTCATCGCTGGCCTCTGGGTCCTCGCCGGGCCCTTGGCCGCAGCCATCATCCGCAAACCCGGCGCCGCACTCCTGTGCGAGCTCATCGCCGCCATCGTCGAAGCCGTCCTCGGCTCCCATTTCGGGGCCACGGTTCTGCTCTCCGGCTTCGTTCAGGGCCTTGGCGCCGAACTCGTCTTCGCCGCCTTCGGCTACCGTAAGTTCAACTTGTGGGTCACGAGTCTGGCCGGGCTGCTGGCCGCCGCGTTCATGTCCGTGAGCGAGAACATCATGTACAACGCCGAATGGCAGTTCGGATTCCAGGCCGCCTACACGGTGTGCGCGATCATCTCCGGCATCGTCATCTCCGGCATCGGCGCCTGGTTCGCCTACCGGGCGATTGCGAAGACCGGGGCGCTGAGTTCGTTCGCTTCGGGCCGTGTCCACTGATGGCTCTGCCGATCACGGCCCACGGATATTCGTGGACCCACGCCGATCGGGACGAACCGGCGGTCGGGCCCCTCGACCTGAGCATCAATGCAGGGCAGAAGGTTCTGCTCCTGGGCCCTTCGGGGGCAGGGAAGTCGACTCTCCTGCACGCCATCGCCGGCGTCCTGCCCGCCGAATCCGGGGAATCCACCGGTGAGCTACTCGTCGGCGACACCGTCCCCGATCCCCGCCGAGGGAAGACCGGATTGGTCCTCCAGGACCCCGACTCCCAGGTGATCTTCTCCCGCGTCGGCGACGATGTCGCCTTCGGCATGGAGAATCTGGGGCTGCCCGCCGAGGTGATCGAATCCAGGATCTCCACCTCGCTTGGAGCCATGGGCCTCGACCCTCCGCGAAGCCACCCGACGGCGGCTCTCTCCGGCGGGCAGAAGCAGCGGTTGGCGCTGGCCGGAATCCACGCCATGGCTCCAGAGGTCATCGTCCTCGACGAACCCACAGCGAACATCGATCCCGACTCGGCCCCGCTGGTCCGAGACGCCGTCCTCGACACTCAGGCGGCCACCTCGGCGACGATGGTCATCGTCGAACACCGGGTCGGCCTGTGGCTCGATCATGTGGACACCGTGATCGTCCTCGGCAGGGATGGACTGCTCGTCCAGGGCCCGCCGAGGCGGGTCTTCGGTGACCCTGAACTCGCCGATGAGCTGCGCGAATGCGGGATCTGGATGCCCGAGGAATGCAATCCGCACGCGGCCGTGAACCGCAGAGCGCCCACGATGGTCGGCAGTGATCCGACCGGCGAGGTCCTGCTTGCGACCACCCGGCTCGGTGTCGGTCGTCCGGGCTCCGGGCGAACGGCCGCGGTCGATCTCGATGTGAACATCCGGTCTGGTGAGGCCATCGGTATCGTCGGTGCCAACGGTGCCGGAAAATCCACGATGGCGCTGACCCTCGCGGGGCTCATCCCCGAGGTCGAGGGCGAGGTCACGGCGCTGGGCTCCCTGCGCTCTGGGGCCAAGCATGCCAGACCCTTGCGTTGGCCCTCCCACTTCCTGGCCCCGCGGATCGGGATGGTGTTCCAAGAACCCGAGCATCAGTTCCTGCGCTCGAGTGTGGCCGGGGAACTGGCATTGGGTCCGCGACTGGCGGGGTGGTCGAGTCACGAGATCGATGTTCGTGTCGCCGAACTGCTGGATGCGCTGGGGCTTGAGAAGCTCGCCGAATCACACCCACAGGGTCTCTCCGGAGGAGAGAAGCGCCGGTTGTCGGTGGCGGCAATGATCGCCCCACGGCCCCGGATCCTCATCGTCGACGAACCGACGTTCGGCCAGGACGCCCTCACCTGGACGGGGCTCGTCGACCAGTTCATCGATGTGCTCGACCGCGGCAGCGCCGTGGTCGCCGTCAGCCACGACCACGACTTCCTCGATGCGATCGGCGCCCGACGATTCGAGCTGGGAACACGGACGTCGAACGGCTTCGGGGATGAGTCGGCCGATGCTGTGAGGAGGGGTGTGCGCATTGAGTGAGTCTGTCGCCGTTGAGGATCCGGGCCAACTCATTCCCATCGTGCGCAGGACGGCACTGGTCAGGTGCAATCCCCTGACGAAGATCGCAGTGGCCCTCATCCTCATGGTCGGTGCCCTGTTGAGCATCGACGTGGTCTCCGCCGGAGTCGTGCTCGGATTCTGTCTGCTTGCGCTGCCGGCGACGGGACTCGATCTTTGGGCGGCGCTGCGACGTCTGTGGTTTCTGCCCCTCGGCGCGCTCCTGGCCGCCTGGGGCACTGCGATCCTGGCCGAGAAGACCGGGGCTGTCGTCGTCGACCTCGGACCGATCCTCATGACGTCGGGCTCCCTCGGCGCGGCTGCCCCGATCTTCCTGCGTGCCCTGGCCTTGGCGATTCCGCTCATCGTGCTCGCCTCGACGATCGGCCCCAGGGATCTCTCCGATGCTCTCATTCAGCATCTGCGCCTGCCGGAGGTCGTCGTGGTGTCCGTGTTGGCGGCCGGACGCCTGCTCGGCCTCCTCGTCAGCGAGTGGCAGACGCTGTCGATGGCCAGGCGGGCCAGAGGCGTGGCAGGCGGTTCGATCGTGAGGCGCACAGGCAGCCTCTTCACCGGCGTCTTCGTGCTGCTCGTCCGATCGATCCGCCGCGGCACCACCTTGGCCATGGCGATGGAGGGGAGGGCGTTCGGGCGGCCCGGACGGACCTGGCGCAGGCGCTCGACCTTTGGTGCCGGGGATGGTGTCGCGCTGCTGGTCTCGATAGCAGTGTGCGTGTTCGCGATCGAGGCCGCTCACGCGCTGGGGACGTGGAATCCGATCATCGGCGGCTGAGGGCGTGATGTCTGGAGTCCGTGGTTCAGGCTCACGAGTCCGTGGTTCAGGCTCACGAGTCCGTGGTTCAGACTCGCCGCACCAGGTCCTTGAGTACGGATCGCCGCTCTTCGAGCGCCTCGGCGCTGGGCATCTTCGAGACGGTGAGGACGAGCAGCGTCTCGTCCTCACCGTTCTGTGACCCCGTAGTCGCCGTCTTCGGTTCGGCAGAGGCCTCGAACTTGGTTCCGTCCTCGAGGTTCGCCCGCCAGAAGGAGCGCTTCTCGGTCCGTGAGGTGCGCGGCTCGCTCTCGAGGCCGACGTCTCCGAGGGCTCCACCGGAGATGAGGAAGGCGAACCTGGTGATGACGTCGTCACGGTCGCCGGCCACGGTGCGGGAGACCGCGACGTCGAAGGTGCCATCGGCCCGCTGGCCGGGCACACGTCGGCCGATCTCCTGCTCATAGGCGACGACGGCGCCCTGGACCCACCAGCCGTGCTTGTCCACGACCCCGTCGAACTGCGGGTAGAGGGCGTCGGCGAGTTCCTTATGACTCGCCGACTCTCCTCCTGCTGCTTCGAGGCGAGCGCGGGTCGTCGCCCACGGTTCGCCGAGGGTGCTCTCGATCGCCGCCACGTTCATCGCCTTGGTCGCCATGGGAGAAGTCTAGGCAAACCCGACCGGAAGCGACAGGGCAGACGGTCACGGGGTCAGTCGATCTGGAGTTCGCCCATCTCGTCCCAGCCTTCGCCGTCGATCTTGCGGGAGATGATCTTCGGCGTCGACGCCAGGTGTGGACGCATGGCTTCGAGACCGGCGGCGAAGTGGTCGCTCTTGACATGCGGCTCGGCACCTTCGTCGGTGAAGGCCTCGACGAGGACGAACTCGTTGTCATTCGACAGGCTCTTCGACCATTCGAACCAGAGGTTGCCCGGCTCTTCGCGCACCGCGTCGGTGAAGGGGCGCACCGCTTCGGGGAACTGCTCGACGCTTTCGGGCTTCACGTCATACTTCACGACGATGAAAATCATCGGCTGACCTCACTTCTCTTTGATGATGAACTGTCTGAACCAGCAAATCATATTGGCAGATCTGCCGCTGTGCTCCCCTGTCTCAGGCCCTTTCGGCGATGAGGACGAGGAATCCGCTGTCGGGCTCGTACGGGTGCAGCTCCCAGGTCGAGAGCTTGAGATTGACGATCATGCCCGTCGACTTCACATCGTCGATGAAGTCCGCGAAGTCGTAGCCGCGGCCCGCGCCGAAGCCGGCGACGAAGCGTCCGCCGGACTTCAGCGTCGATCTGATGTTGGACAGCGTCTGGCGCCGAGAGGCGGGATCGAGGAATGACAGGACGTTGCCGGCGCAGAAGGCCACGTCGATGTCGGTGATGCCTGCGTCCGCGAAGTCGAATTCGGCAAGGTCACCCGTGTGCCATTCGCCGCTCGGGAAGTCCTCCTCGGCGACGGAGATGAGGAACTCGTCGAGATCGACCCCGTAGACAGTGTGGCCCTCGCTGATGAGCAGGCCGCCGGCGCGACCGGTGCCGCAGCCGGCGTCGAGGATGCGCGCACCGCGTGGGGCCATCGCATTGACGAACCGTGCCTCTCCCCCGATGTCCTGCCCGGAGGCCACGATCTTGCGCCACCTTTCGGCATAATTGGCGGAATGGTCGGGATTGGTCTCACGGATGCGGTTCCACTGATGATCGAAGCTCATGGCCCCATCCTAGTGGTGTGTCTCTGTATTAGCTTGCTCGTTCGGTCAGGGTGGTGCGCGCTCGGGCGACTTTCTCCAGGATCGACTCGGCTGTCGCCGTCCACACATACGGTTTCGGGTCATCATTATTGGCATCGATATAAGCCTCGATGCTGTCGATGAGATCGGGCACCGAGTGGAAGATCCCCCGACGCAGATTCTTCTCCGTCAGATCGCGAAACCACCTCTCGACCTGATTCAGCCACGACGATGATGTCGGCGTGAAGTGCAGGTGAAAGCGTTTGTGGTTGGCCAGCCAGTGCTTGATCACGGCATGTTTGTGCGTGGCATAGTTATCAAGCACGAGGTGGACCTGCAGACCCTTGGGCACCTGCGAATCAACGGTTTTGAGGAAAGTCAGGAACTCCTCATGCCGATGCTTGGGAAGACACTGCCCGATGACTTTACCCGTGAGGACATCCAGTGCGGCGAAGAGCGTCGTCGTGCCGTTTCGTTTGTAGTCATGCGTCATCGTCCCGGCCCGACCGGGAACCATCGGCAACGATGCCTGAGTGCGATCGAGTGCCTGGATGGAAGACTTCTCGTCCATGCACAACACCACCGCCTTCTCCGGTGGGTTGAGGTAGAGACCGACGACATCGATGACCTTGGCATCGAAGTTCGGATCGTTCGAGACTTTGAACGTATCGTGCCGGTGGGGTTTGAGCCCGAGTTCGGACCAGACCCTGTGGACGGTCGAGCGGGAGACGCCGACCTTCTTGGCCATCGACCGCACCGACCAGTGGGTTTCGGCTTCAGGAGTCTCGGTCGTCGTCAGACGTACGATCTCAGCGATTGTGTCCTCAGGGATCGAGGGTTTGCGTCCGCGTCCTTTCTTCACCGTGCCCCACTGCGTGAGTCCCTCGGCTGTGAACGCCTCGCGCCAGGCGCGCACCGTCATCGCCGACACACCATGGTCGCCGGAGACGGTGCGGATGCCCACACCGTCGGCGGAGGCGAGGAGGACTCTGGCGCGGACGACTTCCCGGTGCGCGGCTGTCGATGACCGAGCGATGATCTCGAGGACTTCTCGATCGGTGTCGGTCATGGTCAACGGGGCTGCTGGAGCTGACATGCCCTCATTCTATCGCCCAACGGTATAATCATTTACGAGACACACCACTAGGACGAAAGACCTCGGCCACCACCTCGGCGACGGCCCTGACCGGATCTGCGGGGTCCGGGGAGGTCAGTACGATGATCTCCCTGCCGCCCGCCTCGGCGACCGGATGCAGATCGACGTCAGGCCCGCCCAGGGACATCATGATCGGTGTCGCCAGGGTCAGACCGAGTCCAGTGCCGGCCAGGGCGAGCGCGACGGCCGTGTCGGTGACGATGTGGGTCTCCTTGGCCGCGATCCCCATCGCCGAGGTGGCCAGACGCATCGCCCGGCCGAAGAGCTCCTCGGCCGGGGGCAGGATCCAATCGGCCTCTGCCAGCTCCTCCACCGGGAGCGGCGGAGCACCTGCGGGCGCGACGATGCCGAAGTCCTCACCGGCCACCGTCATCCAACTCAGTCCTCGCATCGGCGGCAGCGGCACAGCCGGATAGTTGATGCCGATGCCGAGGTCGATGGCACCGTCGATCACGGCCGCCGACATCGTTTCGACGTTGATCTCACGCGCGCGGACCTCGATGTGCGGGTGCCGCTGCCCCAGGAGCCGCACGATCTGGGGCAGCGCCCTCGTCGACGCCGAACCGAAGACGCCGAGGGTGACGATGGCTTCGCTGCGGAAGTCTCTGCCCAGCATCGCCATCTCGGCCTGCTTCTGGGCGGCGAGGAGGCTCCGCGCCCGTGGGAGCAACGTCCGGCCGGCCTCGGCGAGGACCATCCCCCGACCCCGGCGCAGGAACAGTTCGGACCCGACGGCCCGGCGCAGGGCGCTCATGTGCTGGGAGACCGCACCGATGCTGTAGCCCAGCTGCTCGGCGGCCCTGGTCATCGACCCGAGTTCGGCCACGGTGACGAAGGTTCGCAGCTGCCCCAAGGTCCACGCCATGGGCACATCCTAGCTCTTTTCACGCTTTCTAAAAATAGTTTTCACGAACTCACTCTTGTCCTTAAACGTGACGGGGACAACAATGGGTTGTGAGCCGCAATCCGCCGACGTCGAGGTCGGCGTCCCCGCTGCCGCGGTGGCCAAAGACGGCCACTGCGGCAGACGACGAAAGAGGTGGAAGTTGGAGAGCACATCACCGACAGGAACGGTCCCGGGCAGCGCCGAGGTGGTCGTCATCGGCGCCGGGGTCATGGGAGCGTCCATCGC
The Brevibacterium marinum genome window above contains:
- a CDS encoding LysR family transcriptional regulator, whose translation is MAWTLGQLRTFVTVAELGSMTRAAEQLGYSIGAVSQHMSALRRAVGSELFLRRGRGMVLAEAGRTLLPRARSLLAAQKQAEMAMLGRDFRSEAIVTLGVFGSASTRALPQIVRLLGQRHPHIEVRAREINVETMSAAVIDGAIDLGIGINYPAVPLPPMRGLSWMTVAGEDFGIVAPAGAPPLPVEELAEADWILPPAEELFGRAMRLATSAMGIAAKETHIVTDTAVALALAGTGLGLTLATPIMMSLGGPDVDLHPVAEAGGREIIVLTSPDPADPVRAVAEVVAEVFRPSGVSRK